Proteins encoded together in one Cicer arietinum cultivar CDC Frontier isolate Library 1 chromosome 4, Cicar.CDCFrontier_v2.0, whole genome shotgun sequence window:
- the LOC101490797 gene encoding guanine nucleotide-binding protein-like NSN1, translating to MVKKSKKSKSKRVPLRKKYKIIRKVKEHNRKKTKEAKKLLLSGKKKVEKDPGIPNDWPFKEQELKALEARRERAVQELEQKKADRKERARKRKLGLPLDDDNSNSVDKASVENSNNVTTAAKTKVDSSDKAFYKDLVKVIDASDVILEVLDARDPLGTRCVDIEKMVMKSGPEKHIVLLLNKIDLVPREAVEKWLKYLREELPTVAFKCSTQQQKSNLGWKSTKKVKPSNILQLSDCLGADTLLKLLKNYSRSYEIKKSITVGLVGLPNVGKSSLINSLKRCHVVNVGATPGLTRSMQEVHLDKNVKLLDCPGVVMLKSQENNASIALKNCKRIEKLDDPISPVKEILMLCPERLLVSLYKIPGFDTVDEFLQNVATVRGKLKKGGIVDIDSAARIVLHDWNEGKIPYYTMPPVRDQGEPSEAKIVSEFSKEFNIDEVYNSETSFIGTLKSTVDLDPVVVPSSCPVVFDETMIEDDEQIKLPEQDEGPGDTAINVVEDESMECDKDDDVSKDKVKSAASKQNEKLYTADGIFNPNLPNPWMVTMTSKLITSKRKTQWMLKRARVMMTMTMTVIMNKSTLRFLCLVFRLINDWDVCTLKKLDMI from the exons ATGGTGAAGAAGAGCAAGA AGAGTAAGAGTAAGAGGGTTCCATTGAGGAAGAAATACAAAATCATAAGGAAGGTGAAGGAGCACAATAGAAAGAAAACCAAAGAAGCCAAAAAGTTACTGTTGAGTGGTAAGAAGAAGGTTGAGAAGGATCCTGGTATTCCAAATGATTGGCCTTTCAAGGAACAGGAACTCAAAGCACTTGAAGCGAGAAGGGAACGTGCTGTTCAGGAATTGGAACAAAAGAAAGCTGATCGCAAAGAAAGg GCTCGTAAAAGGAAGTTGGGTTTGCCACTTGATGATGATAACTCCAATTCAGTTGATAAAGCTTCTGTAGAAAATAGTAACAATGTTACCACTGCTGCAAAGACGAAag TTGATAGTTCTGATAAGGCTTTTTACAAGGATTTGGTAAAGGTTATTGACGCCTCTGATGTCATACTGGAAGTCCTTGATGCCCGAGATCCCTTGGGTACCCGTTGTGTTGACATAGAAAAAATGGTCATGAAATCAGGGCCTGAGAAACATATTGTATTGCTTTTGAATAAAATTG ATCTTGTCCCTCGTGAGGCTGTTGAGAAGTGGCTCAAGTATCTTCGAGAAGAATTACCTACTGTGGCCTTCAAGTGtagtacacaacaacaaaaatcaaactTAGGGTGGAAATCTACTAAAAAAGTCAAACcaagtaatattttgcaattaaGTGATTGTCTTGGAGCTGATACTCTGCTCAAATTATTGAAGAATTATTCAAGAAGTTATGAG ATCAAGAAGTCAATCACTGTTGGTTTGGTTGGATTGCCCAATGTTGGTAAGAGTAGTCTTATCAATAGTTTGAAGAGATGCCATGTTGTCAATGTTGGTGCTACTCCTGGGTTAACTAGGTCTATGCAAGAGGTTCATTTGGACAAAAATGTTAAGTTGCTCGATTGCCCTGGTGTTGTTATGCTAAAGTCTCAAGAAAATAATGCTTCTATTGCATTAAAAAATTGCAAGAGAATTGAGAAGTTAGATGATCCAATTAGCCCAG TGAAGGAAATTCTCATGCTCTGTCCCGAAAGGCTACTGGTATCTCTTTACAAGATTCCAGGTTTTGATACAGTTGACGAGTTTCTACAGAATGTGGCTACTGTTAGGGGAAAGCTCAAGAAGGGTGGAATAGTTGACATTGACTCTGCTGCAAGAATCGTTCTTCATGATTGGAATGAAG GTAAAATTCCATATTACACCATGCCACCAGTTAGGGATCAAGGAGAACCTTCAGAGGCCAAGATAGTTTCAGAGTTTTCTAAAGAGTTTAACATTGATGAGGTCTACAATAGTGAAACTTCGTTTATTGGGACCCTTAAATCTACTGTCGACTTGGATCCTGTTGTAGTACCTTCAAGTTGCCCTGTAGTCTTTGATGAAACAATGATAGAG GACGATGAGCAAATTAAATTGCCAGAACAAGATGAAGGTCCTGGGGACACGGCTATCAATGTTGTGGAGGATGAATCTATGGAATGTGATAAAGATGATGATGTTAGCAAGGACAAGGTTAAAAGTGCAGCTAGTAAACAAAATGAAAAGTTGTATACAGCAGATGGTATATTTAATCCAAATCTTCCGAACCCATGGATGGTGACTATGACTTCAAAGTTGATTACTTCCAAAAGGAAGACACAATGGATGCTGAAGAGAGCAAGGGTGATGATGACAATGACAATGACGGTGATAATGAACAAGTCAACTCTGAGGTTCCTATGTCTGGTATTCAGGTTGATAAATGATTGGGATGTGTGCACGCTTAAAAAATTAGACATGATATAA